A genomic segment from Roseibium algicola encodes:
- a CDS encoding TRAP transporter large permease yields the protein MDIQSVLVLFGTFAFLMILGVPIAFAIGLAAFATFLLFMSFDQSVYIVAQQVASGLDSFTLLAIPFFILAGNIMNRGGIAMRLIEFAKVLAGRLPGALAHCNVIANMMFGSISGSAVASAAAVGGVMSPLQKKEGYDPAFSAAVNIASCPTGLLIPPSATFIVYSLITNGTSIAALFVAGYIPGILMGLSLMVVAGIIAKRRGYPVAERPSGQEVIAKTLDAMLPLGLIVIVMGGIIGGIFTATEASAVAVVYTLFLSVIWYREISPRELPGIILESAVTTSIVLLMIGCSIAMSKAMAFADIPYSISDTLLSLSENPLVLLLIINLALLVVGTFMDMTPALLIFTPIFLPVVEDLGMDPVHFGVVMTFNLCIGICTPPVGSALFVGCSVGGVKIGQVLRPMLGFYAVLVALLLLVTYVPALSLFLPRVLLGY from the coding sequence ATGGATATCCAATCTGTCCTCGTCCTGTTCGGGACATTCGCTTTTCTGATGATCCTGGGCGTACCGATCGCCTTCGCCATCGGTCTTGCAGCTTTCGCCACCTTCCTGCTGTTCATGTCGTTCGACCAGTCGGTCTATATCGTCGCGCAGCAGGTCGCCTCCGGTCTCGACAGCTTCACCCTGCTGGCCATTCCGTTCTTCATTCTGGCGGGCAACATCATGAACCGGGGCGGCATCGCCATGCGCCTGATCGAGTTCGCCAAGGTTCTGGCCGGCCGCCTGCCCGGCGCGCTTGCCCACTGCAACGTCATCGCCAACATGATGTTCGGCTCCATCTCGGGCTCCGCCGTTGCCTCGGCCGCCGCTGTCGGCGGCGTGATGTCTCCGCTTCAGAAGAAGGAAGGCTACGATCCGGCGTTCAGCGCGGCGGTCAACATCGCCTCCTGCCCGACCGGCCTTTTGATCCCGCCGAGCGCAACCTTCATCGTCTATTCGCTGATTACCAACGGCACCTCCATCGCGGCCCTGTTCGTTGCCGGTTACATTCCGGGCATCCTGATGGGGCTCAGCTTGATGGTCGTCGCCGGCATCATTGCCAAGCGCAGGGGATATCCGGTTGCCGAACGGCCCAGTGGCCAGGAAGTTATCGCCAAGACGCTGGACGCCATGCTGCCACTTGGCCTGATCGTGATCGTCATGGGCGGCATCATCGGCGGCATCTTCACCGCAACCGAAGCTTCAGCCGTTGCTGTTGTCTATACGCTCTTCCTGAGCGTGATCTGGTACAGGGAAATCTCACCGCGCGAACTTCCCGGCATCATCCTGGAAAGCGCGGTGACAACGTCCATCGTGCTGCTGATGATCGGCTGTTCCATCGCCATGTCGAAAGCGATGGCCTTTGCGGATATCCCCTATTCGATCTCCGACACGCTGCTGAGCCTTTCTGAAAATCCGCTCGTCCTGCTGCTGATCATCAACCTGGCGCTGCTAGTGGTTGGCACCTTCATGGACATGACGCCCGCATTGCTGATCTTCACCCCCATCTTCCTGCCGGTGGTGGAAGATCTCGGCATGGACCCGGTGCATTTCGGCGTCGTCATGACCTTCAACCTGTGTATCGGCATCTGTACACCGCCAGTGGGGTCGGCACTCTTTGTCGGCTGCTCGGTCGGCGGGGTGAAGATCGGCCAGGTACTCAGACCCATGCTCGGCTTCTACGCGGTGCTGGTCGCTCTCCTGCTGCTGGTCACTTACGTACCTGCCCTCAGCCTGTTCCTGCCGCGCGTTCTCCTCGGCTACTAG
- a CDS encoding TRAP transporter substrate-binding protein: MSKFVKLAAVLAAGVVALGSAASAKTLRLNHNNPEDHPLHKSMQFMAERVEELTDGDLKIRIYANAQLGTQRESMELMQNGSLDMARSNASELEAFEESYGALNLPYIFVSADHYYDVLTNDIGADILASSEDKGFIGLAYYIEGARSFYANKAIHSPADLKGMKIRVQPSPSAIRMVELLGANPTPIAWGELYSALQQGVVDGAENNPIALTSARHGEVSKFYSDDGHTMIPSVVMISTSSWNDLTDEQKEAMRTAARESMDFHREQWDAMSAEAVETAKSELGVEFVEVEKGPFIEAVLPMHEEAAAKSPVVADLIKRIKAAAQ; this comes from the coding sequence ATGTCGAAATTCGTTAAGCTGGCGGCTGTTCTTGCCGCGGGCGTCGTCGCTCTGGGTTCTGCCGCCAGCGCCAAGACGCTGCGCCTCAATCACAACAACCCGGAAGACCATCCGCTGCACAAGTCGATGCAGTTCATGGCGGAGCGCGTTGAAGAGCTGACAGACGGCGATCTGAAAATCCGCATCTATGCCAACGCTCAGCTTGGCACCCAGCGTGAATCCATGGAGCTGATGCAGAACGGTTCCCTGGACATGGCCCGTTCCAACGCATCCGAACTGGAGGCCTTCGAGGAATCCTACGGTGCGCTCAACCTGCCCTACATCTTCGTCAGTGCCGACCACTACTACGACGTTCTGACCAATGACATCGGTGCGGACATTCTTGCCTCGTCCGAGGACAAGGGCTTCATCGGCCTTGCCTATTACATCGAGGGCGCACGTTCCTTCTACGCCAACAAGGCGATCCATTCCCCGGCCGACCTGAAAGGCATGAAGATCCGCGTTCAGCCGAGCCCGTCTGCCATTCGCATGGTTGAGCTGCTCGGTGCCAACCCGACCCCGATTGCCTGGGGCGAGCTTTACAGCGCCCTGCAGCAGGGTGTTGTCGATGGCGCTGAAAACAACCCGATCGCGCTCACTTCCGCCCGTCACGGCGAGGTTTCCAAGTTCTATTCCGACGACGGCCACACCATGATCCCGTCCGTCGTGATGATTTCCACCAGCTCCTGGAACGATCTGACCGACGAGCAGAAGGAAGCCATGCGCACGGCCGCGCGTGAATCCATGGATTTCCACCGCGAGCAGTGGGATGCCATGAGTGCGGAAGCGGTCGAGACCGCGAAGAGCGAACTCGGCGTGGAATTCGTCGAAGTGGAAAAGGGTCCGTTCATCGAAGCGGTCCTGCCGATGCATGAGGAAGCAGCGGCCAAGTCTCCGGTCGTTGCCGACCTGATCAAGCGCATCAAGGCAGCTGCGCAATAA
- a CDS encoding TRAP transporter small permease: MTVITRGVDMVLRLVITIAFAVLVACVVWQVVSRYVLQSPSTVTDEMARFLFIWVALLGGAYTFGQRRHLAIDLLPVITTGILRLLVNIGIIAAIALFAGVVMVYGGLDLVSRTLETQQVSPALRLPMGLVYIAIPFSGLCILYYCLTFLADLFRTGRGPNEQEGTASVGGPLD, translated from the coding sequence GTGACAGTCATCACCAGAGGCGTGGACATGGTCCTGCGTCTCGTCATCACCATCGCCTTCGCCGTCCTGGTTGCCTGTGTCGTCTGGCAGGTCGTCTCGCGCTACGTGCTGCAAAGCCCGAGCACGGTAACAGACGAAATGGCCCGCTTCCTGTTCATCTGGGTTGCTCTGCTGGGCGGGGCTTACACCTTCGGCCAGCGACGACACCTTGCCATCGACCTGCTTCCCGTCATCACCACAGGCATCCTGCGCCTTCTGGTCAATATCGGCATCATTGCCGCCATCGCACTCTTTGCAGGGGTCGTGATGGTCTACGGCGGGCTCGACCTGGTCAGCCGGACACTGGAAACCCAGCAGGTATCCCCGGCGCTGCGCCTCCCCATGGGCCTCGTCTATATCGCGATCCCGTTCTCCGGGCTCTGCATTCTCTACTACTGCCTGACATTTCTGGCCGACCTCTTTCGCACTGGCCGCGGCCCGAACGAACAGGAAGGCACCGCCAGCGTCGGCGGCCCTCTGGACTGA
- a CDS encoding glycoside hydrolase family 2 protein, which translates to MLERSHLADNALQALHDEDYDVPFNTQSLCHDGLIFMGGRASESLDGDWTFCVDLLDTGLRQKWFAMLPEAPENRTEPWDYDPYVGETVPVPSNWAMMKEKWYFFEGSAWYTRALDIETVDSSKRQFLRFGAASYDCKIFLNGEFLGNHYGASTPFCVELTGKLKTGRNWIMACVNNIRTRDRVPMRNTDWFNYGGLYREVSFFETPKTLIKDFFLYLVPDGTYSTLRAEVAVDGVPAGAVTLSIPGLGIEKEIVLDADGKGTLDISARPQLWSPETPVLYDVSVTCGEDRVCDRIGFRQIERRGTDILLNGAPLFLRGISVHEDDALLGKVTNEDDLRRRFAHARELGCNYLRLAHYPHHERAAQIADELGFLLWEEIPVYWAIDFANPATYRDAENQLSELIKRDRNRASVVIWSVGNENPDTDARLTFMKGLAETCKRLDPTRLTSAACLVNHARNRIEDRLAAHIDIIGLNEYYGWYEENFDDLAAIGENSDPDRPVVISETGADGVIGEKGPKSGLFSEDYMAEVYIRQIATLRELGYIKGMSPWILYDFRVERRQNIFQNGYNHKGLIAADKKTKKKAFHILADYYREIAAAGEGARKAS; encoded by the coding sequence ATGCTCGAACGCTCCCATCTCGCCGACAACGCCTTGCAGGCGCTGCATGACGAAGACTATGACGTGCCCTTCAACACGCAATCCTTGTGTCATGACGGCCTGATCTTCATGGGTGGGCGGGCATCGGAAAGCCTTGATGGCGACTGGACTTTCTGTGTCGATCTGCTCGACACCGGCCTCCGGCAGAAATGGTTTGCCATGCTGCCGGAGGCGCCGGAAAACCGCACTGAACCCTGGGACTATGATCCCTACGTGGGGGAAACGGTGCCGGTTCCATCCAACTGGGCGATGATGAAGGAGAAGTGGTACTTCTTCGAAGGCAGCGCCTGGTACACGCGGGCTCTCGACATCGAGACGGTGGACAGTTCCAAGCGCCAGTTTCTGAGGTTCGGTGCCGCGAGCTACGACTGCAAGATCTTCCTGAACGGCGAGTTCCTTGGCAACCACTACGGTGCCTCGACACCTTTCTGCGTCGAGCTGACGGGCAAACTGAAGACCGGCCGCAACTGGATCATGGCCTGCGTCAACAACATCCGGACACGCGACCGGGTGCCGATGCGCAATACCGACTGGTTCAACTACGGTGGTCTCTATCGGGAAGTGTCATTTTTCGAAACACCGAAGACCCTTATCAAGGACTTCTTTCTTTACCTTGTGCCGGACGGCACATACTCCACGCTGCGGGCCGAAGTCGCCGTCGACGGTGTGCCGGCTGGTGCTGTGACGCTTTCCATTCCCGGGCTTGGCATCGAAAAAGAAATTGTGCTGGATGCGGACGGCAAGGGAACGCTCGACATTTCAGCCCGGCCGCAACTGTGGAGCCCGGAAACGCCCGTCCTTTATGATGTCAGCGTCACCTGCGGCGAAGACCGTGTGTGCGACCGGATCGGTTTTCGCCAGATCGAGCGCCGCGGCACGGATATTCTGCTGAACGGGGCGCCTCTGTTCCTTCGCGGGATTTCCGTCCACGAGGACGATGCACTCCTCGGCAAGGTGACAAATGAGGATGATTTGCGCCGCCGCTTTGCCCATGCGCGCGAACTGGGCTGCAACTATCTGCGACTTGCACATTATCCGCATCACGAACGGGCGGCTCAGATTGCTGATGAACTCGGCTTTTTGCTGTGGGAGGAAATCCCGGTCTACTGGGCCATCGATTTTGCCAATCCGGCGACCTATCGCGATGCTGAAAACCAGTTGTCGGAACTGATCAAGCGGGATCGCAACCGGGCAAGTGTCGTCATCTGGTCCGTCGGAAACGAGAATCCTGACACGGATGCCCGGCTTACCTTCATGAAAGGCCTTGCCGAAACCTGCAAACGTCTCGACCCGACCCGGCTGACTTCCGCAGCCTGTCTGGTGAACCACGCCCGGAACCGGATCGAAGACAGGCTCGCGGCGCATATCGATATCATCGGCCTCAACGAATATTACGGATGGTATGAAGAGAATTTCGATGACCTTGCCGCGATCGGGGAGAACTCGGACCCGGACCGTCCGGTGGTGATTTCGGAAACTGGTGCTGACGGCGTTATCGGTGAGAAAGGTCCGAAGTCTGGCCTCTTCAGCGAAGATTACATGGCCGAAGTCTACATCAGGCAGATCGCAACTCTGCGCGAACTTGGATATATCAAAGGCATGTCGCCGTGGATACTTTACGATTTTCGTGTTGAGCGGCGCCAAAATATTTTTCAGAACGGCTATAACCACAAGGGGCTGATTGCCGCCGACAAGAAAACCAAGAAAAAAGCATTCCATATCCTGGCCGACTATTATCGCGAGATTGCAGCTGCCGGGGAGGGTGCAAGGAAGGCCTCATGA
- a CDS encoding FCD domain-containing protein, with amino-acid sequence MTSDAAKRRYQEIAELLARRIEEEGYRPGDKFPTERQISVELGISRSLVREAFIVLEIEGYLDVRKGSGSYVAAGEKISLHIPKADYGPFELLQARQLLESSIAGFAANTITKSDIIHLRETLDLERRAIEHGEEDYTADRQFHRQIAEATQNSVLVDQVEDLWNKRENSSMWARLHDRIFDLSYRAKWLDDHAEILEALRHRNSEKARLAMWQHLENVRLTLLELSDVGDPDFDGYLYTPAHAAP; translated from the coding sequence ATGACCAGCGATGCTGCAAAGCGCCGGTACCAGGAAATTGCCGAACTTCTCGCAAGGCGTATCGAGGAGGAGGGCTACAGGCCCGGCGACAAGTTTCCGACCGAGCGACAGATTTCGGTCGAACTCGGTATTAGCCGCTCCCTGGTGCGCGAAGCTTTCATCGTTCTTGAAATCGAGGGCTATCTCGATGTGCGCAAGGGGTCCGGCAGCTATGTGGCCGCCGGCGAGAAGATTTCGCTTCATATTCCGAAAGCAGACTACGGCCCCTTCGAATTGCTGCAGGCCCGCCAACTCCTGGAAAGCAGCATTGCCGGCTTTGCCGCCAACACGATCACCAAAAGCGACATCATTCATCTGCGGGAGACGCTTGATCTGGAGCGCAGGGCGATCGAACACGGTGAGGAAGATTACACCGCCGACCGGCAGTTCCACCGGCAGATCGCCGAAGCAACCCAGAACAGTGTTCTGGTGGACCAGGTGGAAGACCTCTGGAACAAGCGTGAAAACAGTTCCATGTGGGCTCGGCTGCATGACCGCATCTTCGATCTCAGCTACCGGGCCAAATGGCTGGATGATCACGCCGAAATTCTGGAGGCATTGCGCCACCGTAACTCCGAGAAGGCGCGCCTTGCCATGTGGCAGCACCTGGAAAACGTTCGCCTGACCCTGCTTGAGCTTTCCGACGTCGGCGACCCTGATTTCGACGGTTACCTTTATACCCCGGCACATGCCGCGCCCTGA
- a CDS encoding mannitol dehydrogenase family protein, with protein MSSVSHLVETVDYDRTKLRIRLLHIGFGAFAKAHVLVFHDDMLRRTASDWGVVVARLNSGADELTGLDEADGLFTVGEMSGDDLSLREVGAICATVHPKRDGIDALPNRIADPDLAVITLTITEKGYCLKDGRLDEDNPGIQQDLATPDAPSTAIGVLVEGLRRRHAAGLAGLTILSCDNLPANGELCRRAVLDFAARLNPDLAEWIEGNCTFPCSMVDRITPAMTDSSFATLEDALGRADRNGILCETFRQWVIEDRFAGPRPDWHLAGAEFVEDVAPFEDMKLRMLNGSHSFLAYLGALADKETIADCMADPAFRQAALNLMLNEQAPTLSVPDGVDIKAYAEALIARFENTALHHKTTQIASDGSQKLPQRLLAPIRQHLKDNSPWPLSALAVAAWMLYCRGVSRTGASLPLNDPLSARISTIVQETDGNAYVDRMLSLSEVFGDDLPGSAAFGSTIRSAYQRLQTSDIASVLKA; from the coding sequence ATGAGCAGCGTCAGTCACTTGGTTGAAACGGTCGACTACGACCGGACAAAGCTGCGCATCCGACTGCTGCACATCGGTTTTGGCGCCTTTGCCAAGGCACATGTTCTGGTGTTTCACGACGATATGCTACGCCGGACGGCAAGCGACTGGGGCGTCGTGGTTGCCCGGCTCAACTCCGGTGCGGACGAACTCACCGGTCTTGACGAGGCGGACGGACTTTTCACTGTCGGCGAGATGTCCGGTGACGACCTCTCCTTGCGCGAGGTCGGCGCTATCTGTGCGACGGTCCACCCCAAGCGTGATGGCATCGATGCCTTGCCGAACCGGATCGCCGATCCGGATCTCGCAGTGATCACACTGACAATCACCGAGAAAGGGTATTGCCTGAAAGATGGCAGGCTGGATGAAGACAATCCCGGCATCCAGCAGGACCTTGCAACGCCAGATGCCCCTTCCACGGCCATCGGCGTGCTGGTGGAAGGCCTCAGGCGGCGACATGCAGCCGGTCTCGCCGGTTTGACGATCCTGTCGTGCGACAATCTTCCCGCCAACGGCGAGCTGTGCCGTCGTGCGGTCCTGGATTTCGCCGCGCGGCTCAACCCGGATTTGGCAGAATGGATCGAAGGCAATTGCACTTTCCCCTGTTCCATGGTCGATCGCATCACACCGGCAATGACCGACAGTTCGTTCGCAACGCTTGAGGACGCACTAGGTCGCGCTGACCGGAACGGTATCCTGTGCGAGACATTCCGCCAGTGGGTAATTGAAGACCGGTTTGCCGGCCCACGTCCGGATTGGCATCTGGCAGGTGCTGAATTCGTTGAAGATGTGGCGCCGTTTGAAGACATGAAACTTCGGATGCTGAACGGCAGCCATTCGTTTCTCGCCTATCTTGGGGCGCTGGCAGACAAGGAAACGATTGCCGACTGCATGGCCGATCCGGCCTTCCGGCAGGCAGCCCTCAACCTGATGCTGAACGAACAGGCCCCGACGCTGTCCGTGCCGGACGGTGTCGATATCAAGGCCTATGCCGAAGCCCTGATTGCCCGGTTTGAAAACACCGCGCTTCATCACAAGACCACCCAGATCGCTTCTGACGGCAGCCAGAAACTGCCGCAACGGCTGCTGGCACCAATCCGGCAACATCTGAAGGACAACAGCCCCTGGCCGCTATCGGCACTCGCCGTTGCCGCATGGATGCTCTATTGCCGCGGTGTTTCAAGAACGGGCGCCTCGCTGCCGTTGAACGACCCCCTGTCCGCAAGGATTAGCACCATTGTGCAGGAAACGGACGGCAACGCGTATGTCGACAGGATGCTGTCGCTCTCGGAGGTTTTCGGCGACGACCTGCCAGGATCAGCGGCCTTTGGCAGCACAATCAGATCCGCTTACCAACGGCTGCAAACCTCGGATATAGCCTCAGTTCTGAAGGCCTAG
- a CDS encoding glycoside hydrolase family 31 protein produces the protein MKALKNWRYLGRSSAGIALEVENRHRLVVKVLENALIRVVLLKDGTYRLDRTWAIAPEGDVPFDGRARDDLAGFSCPDFVLEEQEGRLVLETEILRLTINIPLAFVWESRPAAGEPWQEIARDRPQDAYMIGRRDHRNHHFMRRNPDERYYGLGEKAGGLERTGRRFEMRNLDAMGYDAQTTDPLYKHIPFTITDKGRLGAVGLYYDTLAPCWFDLGNEKDNYHLPFRAFRAADGDLDYYFSWAPSVLDIVKQHHRLTGGTAFMPRWGLGYSGSTMAYTDSENAQERLMEFLGKLSEEDMPCDSFQMSSGYTAIKGKRYVFHWNTDRFPDVETMTRAYAEAGINLIANIKPVLLDDHPLFKEAAEAGLFIRDSETGAPEQSPFWDGYGSHLDFTNEDTVRWWQQNLKDKLFSRGIPCTWNDNNEYEVWDDEAVCAGFGKPIPVNLIRPLHSQLMTRASFEAQVAHQPKKRPYLISRCACPGTQRYAQTWTGDNFTSWDTLRWNIPMGLGLSLSGFYNIGHDVGGFAGPRPEPELFLRWVQNGIFHPRFTIHSWNDDGTANEAWMYPEITPLVRNALKLRAQLIPYLYTLLHRAVTEGEPMLRPLFLDYPNDPACREADFDFLLGRDLLVATVVEEGATSRRVTLPANEEGWWAFDGSNWYEGGQMIDVPVALDTIPLFVRGGTVLPMAAENLRSTPSSDTLRTWCIYPQPEGTPDRHSQFYDDDGDTVDALAGESCLTRLCLSRTGETVHLDWQRSGNWQPAFDKVTLWLAGAGTLAVNGTERKTGETIDFTVSQS, from the coding sequence ATGAAAGCCCTCAAAAACTGGCGTTACCTGGGCCGCTCCAGCGCCGGGATCGCACTTGAAGTCGAGAACCGGCACCGCCTGGTAGTCAAGGTTCTCGAAAATGCGCTCATCCGCGTTGTTCTGCTGAAGGACGGGACCTATCGTCTGGACCGGACCTGGGCGATCGCACCGGAAGGCGACGTGCCGTTCGACGGCCGTGCGCGGGACGACCTCGCAGGCTTTTCCTGCCCCGACTTCGTGCTGGAAGAGCAGGAAGGCAGGCTTGTCCTGGAAACGGAAATCCTGCGCCTGACCATCAATATCCCGCTTGCCTTCGTTTGGGAAAGCCGGCCCGCTGCTGGCGAACCCTGGCAGGAGATCGCCCGCGACCGGCCCCAGGACGCCTACATGATCGGGCGCCGCGACCATCGCAATCATCATTTCATGCGGCGAAACCCGGATGAGCGTTACTACGGTCTCGGCGAAAAGGCCGGTGGCCTGGAGCGCACCGGCAGGCGGTTCGAGATGCGCAATCTCGATGCCATGGGATACGACGCGCAAACCACAGACCCGCTCTACAAGCACATTCCCTTCACCATCACCGACAAGGGCCGGCTCGGCGCAGTCGGGCTCTACTACGACACGCTGGCCCCCTGCTGGTTCGACCTCGGCAACGAGAAAGACAACTACCACCTGCCTTTCCGCGCCTTCCGCGCCGCCGATGGTGACCTTGACTATTACTTCAGCTGGGCACCGAGCGTTCTGGATATCGTCAAGCAGCATCACCGGCTGACGGGCGGCACCGCCTTCATGCCACGGTGGGGGCTTGGGTACTCCGGCTCGACCATGGCCTATACCGATTCCGAAAATGCACAGGAACGGCTGATGGAGTTCCTTGGCAAGCTGTCGGAAGAAGACATGCCCTGCGACAGTTTCCAGATGTCGTCGGGCTATACAGCCATCAAGGGCAAGCGCTACGTGTTCCATTGGAACACCGACCGCTTCCCCGATGTCGAGACCATGACCCGGGCCTATGCCGAGGCCGGCATCAACCTCATCGCCAATATCAAGCCGGTGCTTCTGGACGACCACCCGCTGTTCAAGGAAGCAGCCGAGGCCGGGCTCTTCATTCGCGACAGTGAAACCGGCGCACCCGAGCAATCACCTTTCTGGGACGGCTATGGTTCACACCTTGACTTCACCAACGAGGACACCGTCCGCTGGTGGCAACAAAACCTGAAGGACAAGCTCTTTTCCAGAGGCATTCCTTGCACCTGGAATGACAATAACGAATATGAGGTGTGGGACGATGAAGCGGTCTGCGCCGGTTTCGGAAAACCGATCCCGGTCAATCTGATCCGTCCACTGCACAGCCAGCTGATGACACGGGCTTCGTTTGAGGCTCAGGTTGCCCACCAACCGAAAAAGCGGCCCTACCTGATTTCCCGTTGCGCCTGCCCCGGCACGCAACGCTATGCCCAGACCTGGACGGGCGACAATTTCACCAGCTGGGACACGTTGCGCTGGAACATTCCGATGGGCCTCGGCCTCAGCCTCTCCGGCTTCTACAACATCGGCCACGATGTCGGCGGCTTTGCCGGCCCGCGGCCGGAGCCGGAGCTGTTCCTGCGCTGGGTACAGAACGGCATTTTCCATCCGCGTTTCACGATCCATTCCTGGAACGACGACGGCACCGCCAACGAAGCCTGGATGTATCCGGAAATAACGCCGCTCGTGCGCAACGCACTGAAGTTACGCGCGCAGCTGATCCCTTATCTTTACACCCTGCTGCACCGTGCCGTGACCGAAGGCGAGCCGATGCTGCGGCCTCTGTTCCTGGATTATCCGAACGACCCTGCCTGCCGGGAGGCTGATTTCGACTTCCTGCTGGGCCGGGATCTTCTGGTCGCGACAGTGGTCGAGGAAGGCGCAACGTCGCGGCGGGTCACGCTGCCTGCCAACGAAGAAGGCTGGTGGGCCTTTGACGGCAGCAACTGGTATGAAGGCGGCCAGATGATCGACGTTCCGGTGGCTCTTGATACCATTCCGCTGTTCGTTCGAGGCGGTACAGTGCTGCCGATGGCAGCCGAAAACCTGAGGTCGACACCGTCTTCCGACACCTTGCGCACGTGGTGTATCTACCCACAGCCGGAAGGAACACCGGACAGGCACTCGCAGTTTTATGACGATGACGGTGACACGGTGGACGCACTGGCTGGCGAGAGCTGTTTGACCCGGCTTTGCCTCTCCCGAACAGGGGAAACAGTCCATCTGGATTGGCAAAGATCCGGCAACTGGCAACCCGCCTTCGACAAGGTCACCCTTTGGCTGGCCGGTGCCGGCACCTTGGCCGTCAACGGGACCGAGCGGAAAACGGGCGAAACAATCGACTTCACGGTGAGCCAGTCATGA
- a CDS encoding pyrroline-5-carboxylate reductase family protein, translated as MGKALVEAWLAKGMPAGSIYVRDPRPSGWLQSQAGVNINEPFPASPAAIVIATRPQIVEKVLAPLGSFGGGETVILSIAASKPISVLEKQFPDGTPIIRAMPNLPATVGSAVSTFVANEALTASQKVEALKLIAAFGSVVELPDEGLLPVVTALSGAGPAYVFAMAEAFAAAGARLGLPEDLAHELAVRTVAGAGRMLAQPDADATGFRVAVTSKGGTTEAGMLEFMADENGIQDLARRTVEAAAERCKELSGLKPAEQPRTLRLVRD; from the coding sequence ATGGGCAAGGCTCTGGTGGAAGCCTGGCTGGCAAAGGGAATGCCTGCCGGTTCCATCTACGTGCGCGATCCCCGACCGTCCGGCTGGCTGCAAAGCCAGGCGGGCGTCAACATCAACGAGCCTTTCCCGGCGTCTCCGGCCGCGATTGTCATCGCCACTCGTCCGCAGATCGTGGAGAAGGTTCTGGCGCCGCTCGGCTCCTTCGGTGGTGGCGAAACGGTGATCCTGTCGATTGCGGCCAGTAAACCGATTTCAGTGCTGGAAAAGCAATTCCCGGATGGAACGCCAATCATTCGCGCGATGCCCAACCTGCCGGCAACGGTCGGCTCTGCTGTCTCGACCTTTGTTGCCAACGAGGCGCTGACTGCCAGCCAGAAGGTGGAAGCCCTCAAGCTGATTGCCGCCTTCGGCTCGGTTGTCGAATTGCCGGACGAAGGCCTGCTGCCGGTGGTTACTGCCTTGTCCGGTGCAGGGCCTGCCTATGTGTTTGCCATGGCTGAGGCCTTTGCCGCGGCAGGGGCACGCCTTGGTCTGCCGGAGGACCTTGCCCATGAGTTGGCCGTGCGCACAGTGGCCGGCGCCGGGCGCATGCTTGCGCAGCCGGACGCGGATGCGACCGGGTTCCGCGTCGCCGTGACGTCCAAAGGCGGCACGACCGAAGCAGGCATGCTGGAGTTCATGGCTGACGAGAACGGCATTCAGGATCTCGCCCGCCGCACGGTTGAAGCCGCTGCCGAGCGCTGCAAGGAACTGTCCGGACTGAAACCTGCCGAGCAGCCCCGGACCCTGCGGCTCGTCAGGGACTAG